From the Streptomyces syringium genome, one window contains:
- a CDS encoding non-ribosomal peptide synthetase, protein MQSSSITTQYLDRYRRTVDGAAAAGSLPVTGAQRRFLLARRMDPAGRADLVPLFFAFPRGSVDTGRLRAAAGHLAALHPALRARPEALRGVPVQRLGEPDARVSRVEPRPGESAADALRRALGAWAAEGPPLRLFLAADPAGDRDVLAVVMDHAACDEASIGRVMADLTDAYRDGLGPRDVPGSRAADELAAYREAVHLQLEAEARASGQRSVTYWARRLAALRPAAGPAPAPRAGGGPAGTGAVLHRLPADPDGSRPPFPVLLDACTAAARTLYGPDRIPALGYPWGGRPAAAQPVLGCFLNTVVHPATACDLDERTVAWWDDLDHADAPFDEVVHAARTAGVPWSGRLDGLLTSEDLHRRPPLRLGDATGHETHIDGRPVQAPFAVSVSHGTDLLVRMAWDRGVVPDPVAEDAFAALLDALRARTHGHAPVG, encoded by the coding sequence GTGCAGTCCAGCAGCATCACCACGCAGTACCTCGACCGTTACCGCCGCACCGTCGACGGCGCGGCGGCCGCCGGGTCGCTTCCGGTCACCGGTGCGCAGCGGCGGTTCCTGCTCGCCCGGCGGATGGACCCGGCCGGGCGGGCCGACCTCGTACCGCTGTTCTTCGCCTTCCCCCGCGGTTCGGTCGACACCGGCCGGCTGCGGGCGGCGGCCGGGCACCTCGCCGCCCTGCACCCCGCCCTGCGGGCCCGCCCCGAGGCGCTGCGCGGGGTCCCCGTGCAGCGGCTCGGGGAGCCCGACGCCCGGGTGAGCCGGGTGGAGCCGCGCCCCGGCGAGAGCGCCGCCGACGCGCTGCGCCGGGCACTCGGCGCCTGGGCGGCCGAGGGGCCGCCGCTGCGGCTGTTCCTCGCCGCCGACCCGGCGGGCGACCGTGATGTCCTGGCCGTCGTCATGGACCACGCGGCCTGCGACGAGGCGTCCATCGGCCGGGTCATGGCGGATCTCACCGACGCCTACCGCGACGGGCTCGGCCCCCGGGACGTGCCCGGGTCCCGGGCGGCGGACGAGCTGGCCGCCTACCGCGAGGCCGTGCACCTCCAACTCGAGGCGGAGGCACGGGCGTCGGGGCAGCGGTCCGTCACCTACTGGGCCCGGCGGCTCGCCGCGCTCCGCCCGGCCGCCGGCCCCGCGCCGGCCCCGCGCGCCGGGGGCGGCCCGGCCGGCACCGGCGCCGTGCTGCACCGGCTGCCCGCCGACCCGGACGGCTCCCGGCCTCCCTTCCCCGTCCTGCTCGACGCCTGCACCGCCGCCGCGCGCACGCTGTACGGCCCGGACCGGATCCCGGCCCTGGGCTACCCCTGGGGCGGCAGGCCCGCCGCGGCGCAGCCCGTCCTGGGCTGCTTCCTCAACACGGTGGTGCACCCGGCCACCGCGTGCGACCTCGACGAGCGGACCGTGGCGTGGTGGGACGACCTCGACCACGCGGACGCCCCGTTCGACGAGGTGGTGCACGCGGCCCGGACCGCCGGGGTGCCCTGGTCGGGGCGGCTCGACGGCCTGCTCACCTCCGAGGACCTGCACCGCCGTCCGCCACTGCGGCTGGGCGACGCCACCGGACACGAGACGCACATCGACGGCCGTCCCGTCCAGGCGCCGTTCGCCGTGTCCGTCTCCCACGGCACGGACCTCCTCGTCCGGATGGCGTGGGACCGGGGCGTCGTGCCGGACCCCGTCGCCGAGGACGCCTTCGCCGCCCTGCTGGACGCCCTGCGGGCCCGCACCCACGGACACGCACCGGTGGGCTGA
- a CDS encoding MFS transporter: MSSSVKPVCSGLLRNYDFRLLLSGAAVSQVGAQVTVVALPLVAVIELDASPMEVGLLTAAETAAFLLVGLPAGAWVDRMRRLPLLIRTDVVRAVTMLSLPLAAWAGALTMAQLYVAALITGVATVFFDIAHQSYLPGLLPREQLVAGNGALETARSSAQVAGPGLGGALVQLLGAPVALLADAIGYLVSALFLRGIRAREPQPAPVVGVPLRAQVAEGLVFVLRHPVLRMIACATGVANFFSAMLMSVQTVFLVRELDLPPGVLGLMLSASAVGGLAGALCAGPLARAVGQARIIWLSTVVTGPFALLWPLAGHGAAAVWFALASAAVFFGAVVYNVAQVSFRQLLCPDALLGRMNATLRFMVWGTMPLGAVLGGAVASAAGPRAAVWVCAAGFLLVPLPLLLSPLRRLRDLPAPAADASRTVSGT, from the coding sequence ATGTCCTCGTCAGTGAAGCCCGTGTGCTCAGGGCTCTTACGGAACTACGACTTCCGATTACTGCTCTCCGGGGCAGCGGTGAGCCAGGTCGGCGCTCAAGTGACCGTCGTGGCACTGCCGTTGGTGGCCGTCATCGAGCTCGACGCCTCGCCCATGGAGGTCGGGCTGCTGACCGCCGCCGAGACCGCGGCGTTCCTCCTCGTCGGGCTGCCCGCCGGAGCCTGGGTGGACCGGATGCGGCGGCTGCCCCTGCTCATCCGCACCGACGTCGTACGGGCCGTGACGATGCTGAGCCTGCCGCTCGCGGCATGGGCCGGGGCACTGACCATGGCGCAGCTGTACGTGGCCGCCCTCATCACCGGTGTGGCCACCGTGTTCTTCGACATCGCGCACCAGAGCTACCTGCCCGGCCTGCTCCCCCGGGAGCAGCTGGTCGCGGGCAACGGCGCGCTGGAGACGGCCCGTTCGTCCGCCCAGGTCGCGGGGCCGGGGCTGGGCGGCGCCCTGGTGCAACTGCTCGGGGCACCCGTCGCCCTGCTGGCCGACGCGATCGGCTACCTCGTCTCGGCGCTCTTCCTGCGCGGGATCCGCGCCCGCGAGCCACAGCCCGCGCCCGTCGTGGGCGTCCCGCTGCGGGCCCAGGTCGCGGAGGGCCTCGTGTTCGTCCTCCGCCACCCCGTCCTGCGCATGATCGCCTGTGCCACCGGGGTCGCGAACTTCTTCTCCGCGATGCTGATGTCCGTGCAGACGGTGTTCCTCGTGCGGGAGCTCGACCTGCCTCCCGGCGTGCTCGGGCTGATGCTGTCGGCCTCGGCCGTCGGCGGGCTGGCGGGCGCGCTGTGCGCGGGACCGCTCGCCCGCGCGGTCGGCCAGGCCCGCATCATCTGGCTGTCGACCGTGGTCACCGGGCCGTTCGCGCTGCTGTGGCCGTTGGCCGGACACGGTGCCGCCGCCGTCTGGTTCGCCCTCGCCTCCGCGGCCGTCTTCTTCGGCGCGGTGGTCTACAACGTCGCCCAGGTCAGCTTCCGGCAACTGCTGTGCCCCGACGCGCTCCTCGGGCGGATGAACGCCACGCTGCGCTTCATGGTCTGGGGCACCATGCCGCTCGGCGCCGTGCTGGGCGGGGCCGTCGCCTCCGCCGCCGGGCCGCGCGCCGCCGTGTGGGTGTGTGCCGCGGGCTTTCTGCTCGTCCCCCTGCCCCTGCTGCTCTCCCCGCTGCGGCGCCTGCGCGATCTGCCGGCTCCCGCCGCCGACGCGAGCCGGACCGTGTCCGGAACCTAG